In Marinobacter sp. es.048, the following proteins share a genomic window:
- the rlmH gene encoding 23S rRNA (pseudouridine(1915)-N(3))-methyltransferase RlmH, with translation MRLRLICVGQKMPDWVSTGFGDYARRMPPELPVDLVEIPVAHRGKNPDIPRLMQRESDAILAATSPKDRVIALEVGGRPWSTEKLAAQLENWQQDGRDVSFLVGGPDGLADDCRKRADQQWSLSPLTLPHPLVRIVLAEQLYRAWSITRNHPYHRA, from the coding sequence ATGCGGTTACGCCTGATCTGTGTGGGGCAGAAAATGCCCGACTGGGTCAGTACCGGATTTGGAGATTACGCCCGCCGCATGCCGCCGGAGCTACCCGTGGATCTGGTTGAAATTCCTGTTGCCCACCGGGGCAAGAATCCCGACATTCCCAGACTGATGCAGCGAGAAAGTGACGCTATCCTGGCGGCCACCAGTCCGAAAGATCGGGTGATTGCGCTGGAGGTCGGAGGTCGACCCTGGTCGACCGAAAAACTCGCAGCGCAATTGGAAAACTGGCAACAGGATGGCCGCGATGTCAGCTTTTTGGTGGGCGGCCCCGATGGCCTGGCCGACGATTGCCGGAAGCGGGCCGATCAGCAATGGTCGCTGTCGCCGCTCACTTTGCCTCACCCCCTGGTGCGTATTGTTCTGGCAGAACAGCTGTACCGGGCCTGGTCGATCACCCGCAATCACCCGTACCACCGGGCCTAG
- the rsfS gene encoding ribosome silencing factor, with protein sequence MQAEQLKDLVINALEDVKAQDISVIDVRDRTSVTDFMVLASGTSNRHVKSLADSVVVEAKEQGVRASNVEGAGVSDWILVDLGDVVVHVMMPATREFYDLERFWRDAPDLGVAGSE encoded by the coding sequence ATGCAGGCAGAGCAACTGAAAGATCTGGTAATTAATGCGCTTGAAGATGTTAAAGCACAGGACATCAGCGTGATTGATGTCCGTGACCGCACCAGTGTCACCGACTTCATGGTTCTGGCATCCGGAACGTCCAACCGACATGTAAAATCCCTCGCCGACTCTGTTGTTGTCGAAGCCAAGGAGCAGGGTGTTCGTGCGAGCAATGTTGAAGGCGCTGGCGTCAGCGACTGGATTCTTGTGGACCTGGGCGATGTGGTTGTTCACGTGATGATGCCTGCCACGCGGGAGTTTTACGATCTGGAGCGCTTCTGGCGCGATGCTCCGGATCTTGGTGTTGCGGGCAGCGAATAA
- the nadD gene encoding nicotinate-nucleotide adenylyltransferase, whose translation MHVIYGGTFDPVHHGHLRLALEISDCLGVEYVSLVPCHIPPHRGQTGASSGQRLELLRLAVANESQLRIDDRELAREGASYTADTLRQLRAELGPDEPLVMVVGTDAFAGFDRWREWQQIPELAHVVVVRRPGPALAPSGEPARLLAEQGVGGPEALHDSPCGHFLELDPPLLDISATGIRERIGDGRSPRYLIPDQVWTEIRRQGLYGACPDGNF comes from the coding sequence ATGCATGTGATTTATGGCGGGACCTTTGATCCGGTGCACCATGGCCACCTCAGGCTGGCCCTTGAAATCAGTGACTGTCTCGGGGTGGAGTACGTCAGCCTGGTGCCCTGTCATATTCCGCCGCACCGGGGGCAGACCGGGGCGTCTTCTGGCCAGCGCCTGGAGCTACTGAGACTGGCTGTGGCCAATGAGTCCCAGTTACGGATTGACGACCGGGAACTGGCACGAGAGGGGGCCTCCTATACGGCCGACACCCTTCGTCAACTCCGGGCGGAGCTTGGTCCGGACGAGCCCCTGGTCATGGTGGTTGGCACAGACGCATTCGCGGGGTTCGACCGCTGGCGGGAGTGGCAGCAGATCCCGGAGCTGGCCCATGTGGTGGTTGTTCGCAGGCCAGGTCCGGCGCTGGCCCCTTCTGGCGAACCGGCCCGGCTGCTGGCGGAGCAAGGCGTGGGAGGTCCTGAGGCCCTGCACGACAGCCCCTGTGGCCACTTTCTCGAGCTGGATCCGCCGCTTCTTGATATATCCGCCACCGGCATACGTGAGCGTATTGGTGACGGCCGTTCACCGCGTTACCTGATACCCGACCAGGTCTGGACAGAAATTCGTCGCCAGGGGCTCTATGGTGCATGCCCAGACGGGAACTTTTAG
- a CDS encoding glutamate-5-semialdehyde dehydrogenase produces the protein MDIAAYMAEVGQQARAAATGVACSTTAVRNQALLATAETLDAAREELALANGKDLQRGRENGLDAAMLDRLELTPQRIDTMIEGLRQVASLPDPIGAITDMAYRPSGIQVGKMRVPLGVIGIIYESRPNVTVEAASLCLKSGNATILRGGSESIHSNQAIARCLSEGLANAGLPENAVQVIKTTDRAAVGELITMPDYVDVIVPRGGKGLIERISRDARVPVIKHLDGVCHVYIDSHADPEKALNVAINAKTHRYGTCNTMETLLVDAEIAEDILPLLAQAFVEKGVELRGCEQTRAIVEGVSEATEADWEAEYLAPVLAVRVVDGLDGAIDHINRYSSQHTDSIITENYTRARRFITEVDSSSVMVNASTRFADGFEYGLGAEIGISTDKIHARGPVGLEGLTSQKYVVFGDGHIRT, from the coding sequence ATGGATATTGCAGCGTACATGGCTGAGGTCGGGCAACAGGCCCGTGCAGCGGCAACTGGAGTGGCTTGTTCGACCACCGCCGTGCGTAATCAGGCGCTCCTGGCGACGGCAGAGACCCTGGATGCAGCCCGGGAAGAGCTGGCCCTCGCCAATGGCAAGGATCTGCAGCGGGGCCGTGAAAATGGCCTGGATGCGGCGATGCTTGACCGGCTGGAGCTGACACCCCAGCGAATCGATACCATGATTGAGGGCCTGCGCCAGGTGGCGTCCTTGCCGGACCCCATCGGTGCAATCACCGACATGGCCTACCGCCCCTCCGGCATTCAGGTGGGCAAGATGCGCGTTCCGCTGGGTGTCATCGGTATCATCTACGAGTCCCGCCCTAACGTGACCGTAGAAGCTGCCAGTCTGTGCCTCAAGTCGGGTAATGCCACCATTCTCCGGGGCGGTTCCGAGTCCATTCATTCCAACCAGGCCATTGCCCGCTGTCTTTCCGAGGGGCTTGCGAACGCAGGGTTGCCCGAGAATGCGGTGCAGGTGATCAAGACAACGGACCGCGCCGCGGTGGGTGAGCTGATCACCATGCCGGACTACGTCGATGTGATCGTGCCCAGGGGTGGCAAGGGATTGATCGAGCGTATCAGTCGTGATGCCCGGGTACCGGTTATCAAGCACCTCGATGGCGTATGCCATGTCTACATCGACAGCCATGCCGACCCGGAAAAGGCGCTGAACGTGGCGATCAATGCCAAAACCCACCGGTACGGCACCTGTAACACCATGGAAACCCTGCTGGTCGACGCCGAGATCGCCGAGGATATCCTGCCGCTGTTGGCTCAGGCTTTTGTTGAGAAAGGCGTGGAATTGCGTGGCTGCGAGCAGACCCGGGCTATTGTCGAGGGTGTGAGCGAAGCCACTGAGGCAGACTGGGAGGCCGAATACCTGGCCCCGGTGCTGGCGGTTCGTGTGGTTGACGGATTGGATGGCGCTATTGACCACATTAACCGGTACAGCTCCCAGCATACCGACAGCATCATCACCGAGAACTACACCCGGGCACGTCGGTTCATTACTGAAGTGGATTCCAGTTCCGTAATGGTCAATGCCTCAACGCGCTTTGCCGATGGGTTCGAGTATGGTCTGGGAGCTGAAATCGGGATCTCCACCGACAAGATCCATGCGCGGGGGCCAGTGGGGCTCGAGGGGCTCACATCCCAGAAGTACGTAGTGTTCGGTGACGGACATATCCGGACCTGA
- a CDS encoding GGDEF domain-containing protein, producing MAQMAEKFLLSKLSRAGFVVLIAIATLCAVLGEPMVAAAAAAAAGIVIAGKTFHPNRINQPWPRVQQTFFVVLLLILLGSFWTGPWILSHWLYALPLVAFALVPPAAAALATLLITVLAMIATQWAVGLADRHQMISAFLLTLLLSALLIFLRTYKARQLAPLRRTDELTQAASREYLSADLHKEIQRSEREGTDMSIIMIGLDTHLSDNDPDEDIRSILPRIGRYLHSQIRDFDTYYRVADLQFLVILPGISTSDAIARAETIRKGLATLLESHGMNLTVSTGIAGLNIGDDANSLQQSAANALRRAQQQGGNRSQAYSSWSQPAQPSQPRAEGPAV from the coding sequence ATGGCCCAGATGGCCGAAAAATTCCTGTTAAGCAAGTTGTCGCGGGCAGGCTTCGTGGTCCTGATCGCTATTGCCACCCTCTGTGCCGTACTGGGAGAACCCATGGTTGCCGCAGCTGCGGCTGCCGCTGCTGGCATTGTCATCGCCGGAAAGACTTTCCACCCCAACCGGATCAACCAGCCTTGGCCCCGAGTCCAGCAGACTTTCTTTGTAGTGCTTTTGCTGATTCTGCTGGGCAGCTTCTGGACCGGCCCCTGGATCCTGAGCCACTGGCTGTACGCCCTTCCTCTGGTCGCTTTCGCATTGGTCCCTCCTGCGGCAGCAGCACTGGCCACCCTGCTCATCACCGTTCTGGCGATGATCGCAACACAATGGGCTGTCGGCCTTGCCGACCGCCACCAGATGATCAGCGCTTTTCTGCTCACCCTGCTGCTCTCGGCTCTGCTGATATTTCTCCGTACCTACAAGGCTCGGCAACTGGCCCCGTTACGCAGGACCGATGAACTGACCCAGGCGGCAAGCCGGGAATATCTTTCCGCCGACCTGCACAAGGAAATCCAGCGCAGCGAACGGGAAGGTACGGATATGTCCATTATTATGATCGGGCTGGACACCCATCTCAGCGACAATGATCCGGACGAGGATATTCGCTCGATTCTTCCCCGCATTGGTCGCTACCTGCATTCCCAGATCCGTGACTTCGACACCTACTATCGGGTTGCCGATCTGCAGTTTCTGGTGATCCTGCCGGGCATTTCCACCAGCGATGCCATCGCCCGCGCCGAGACCATCCGCAAGGGCCTGGCAACGCTTCTGGAATCCCACGGCATGAACCTGACCGTCAGCACCGGAATCGCCGGTCTGAACATCGGTGACGATGCCAACAGTCTGCAGCAGAGCGCGGCGAACGCCCTGCGCCGGGCCCAGCAGCAGGGGGGCAACCGGAGCCAGGCCTACAGTTCCTGGTCACAGCCGGCGCAACCGAGCCAACCGCGAGCAGAGGGGCCGGCCGTATGA